The Acetivibrio saccincola genome window below encodes:
- the secE gene encoding preprotein translocase subunit SecE has product MAQKTKNPKTSSAKGRFSKFFKDVKNELKKVIWPTKTQLINNTLTVLIMCLILGIFIWLFDYGLNLLRALIYV; this is encoded by the coding sequence ATGGCTCAAAAAACAAAAAATCCAAAGACTAGTAGTGCAAAGGGACGTTTTTCAAAATTTTTTAAAGATGTTAAAAACGAATTAAAAAAAGTTATATGGCCCACAAAAACCCAACTTATAAACAATACTCTTACAGTGTTGATTATGTGTTTGATACTGGGTATCTTCATTTGGTTGTTTGATTATGGTTTAAACCTGCTAAGGGCCCTAATTTACGTATAA
- the rpmG gene encoding 50S ribosomal protein L33, whose translation MRVKITLACGECKRRNYNTMKNRKNDPDRLEMRKYCKFCRKHTSHKETR comes from the coding sequence ATGAGAGTTAAAATTACATTAGCGTGTGGGGAATGCAAGCGGAGAAATTACAATACCATGAAGAACAGAAAAAACGATCCTGACAGACTTGAAATGAGAAAGTATTGCAAATTTTGCCGTAAACACACAAGCCATAAAGAAACAAGATAG
- the rplJ gene encoding 50S ribosomal protein L10 — protein MPSERILQKKIEAVNQLAEKIKEAKTVVIADYKGVTVEEDTEMRTAMRKSGVEYRVVKNNLIKLALEKNDITELEEYLKGPTAIAMSTEDVIAPAKILTEYSKKHKKIQLKAGIVEGKVFSAEELNAIAELPSKEELIAKVVGGMKSPLYGLVNVLNGNIRGLVVALNAIAEQKKEASA, from the coding sequence GTGCCAAGTGAAAGAATACTTCAGAAAAAAATAGAAGCGGTAAATCAATTAGCTGAAAAAATCAAAGAAGCAAAAACCGTAGTAATAGCTGACTACAAAGGGGTTACAGTTGAAGAGGATACTGAAATGAGAACCGCCATGAGAAAGTCAGGGGTGGAGTACAGGGTAGTAAAGAACAATTTGATAAAGCTTGCATTAGAGAAAAATGACATAACTGAATTGGAGGAATACCTGAAAGGCCCCACAGCTATAGCTATGAGTACTGAAGATGTTATTGCGCCGGCTAAAATACTCACTGAGTATTCAAAAAAACATAAAAAAATACAGCTTAAAGCCGGTATAGTTGAAGGCAAAGTATTCAGTGCTGAGGAATTAAATGCAATAGCAGAACTGCCTTCAAAGGAAGAACTAATTGCAAAGGTAGTAGGCGGAATGAAGTCACCTTTGTATGGTTTGGTAAATGTTCTAAATGGAAATATAAGAGGATTGGTTGTTGCTTTAAATGCAATTGCAGAACAAAAGAAAGAGGCATCAGCTTAG
- the rplK gene encoding 50S ribosomal protein L11: MAKKVIGYIKLQIPAGKATPAPPVGPALGQHSVNIMGFCKEFNERTASQAGMIIPVIITVYADRSFTFVTKTPPASVLIKKACKIEKASGVPNKEKVATLPKAELRKIAELKMPDLNAASIEAAERMIAGTARSMGIEIEA; this comes from the coding sequence GTGGCTAAAAAAGTTATCGGCTATATAAAACTTCAAATTCCTGCGGGAAAAGCAACTCCGGCTCCACCGGTTGGACCAGCATTAGGTCAGCATAGTGTTAACATAATGGGCTTTTGTAAAGAGTTCAATGAAAGAACTGCAAGCCAGGCAGGAATGATTATTCCTGTAATTATAACAGTCTATGCTGACAGATCATTCACATTTGTTACAAAAACACCACCAGCGTCTGTGCTGATTAAGAAAGCTTGCAAAATAGAAAAAGCTTCTGGTGTTCCAAATAAGGAGAAAGTTGCAACCCTGCCAAAGGCGGAATTGAGAAAGATAGCTGAGCTCAAAATGCCTGACTTAAATGCAGCAAGCATTGAAGCGGCGGAGAGAATGATTGCAGGAACTGCCAGAAGTATGGGAATAGAAATCGAAGCTTAA
- the nusG gene encoding transcription termination/antitermination protein NusG, which translates to MQNNEAPDNGKWYVVHTYSGYENKVKANLEKIVENRNMQDYILDIVVPMEEQIEIKDGKKKTTLKKVFPGYVLVKMVMTDESWYVVRNTRGVTGFVGPGSKPVPLSDEEIKAMGVEEFAPVLDYEIGDNVRVISGPLENFIGTVEEINLEKKKVRVSVSMFGRETPVEMELFQIQKI; encoded by the coding sequence ATGCAGAATAACGAAGCACCTGATAATGGAAAGTGGTACGTTGTACATACCTATTCCGGGTATGAAAACAAGGTAAAGGCTAACCTTGAAAAAATAGTTGAAAACAGAAATATGCAGGATTACATTTTAGATATTGTCGTACCTATGGAAGAACAGATTGAAATTAAAGATGGCAAGAAAAAGACAACTTTAAAAAAGGTCTTCCCCGGGTATGTTTTGGTAAAAATGGTAATGACTGATGAGTCCTGGTATGTTGTTAGAAATACCCGAGGAGTTACTGGTTTTGTAGGTCCGGGTTCTAAACCTGTGCCGTTATCCGATGAGGAAATTAAGGCAATGGGAGTTGAAGAATTTGCTCCTGTGCTGGACTATGAAATAGGAGACAATGTCAGGGTAATTTCTGGTCCGTTAGAAAACTTTATCGGAACAGTTGAAGAAATAAATTTGGAAAAGAAGAAAGTACGTGTTTCTGTATCTATGTTTGGAAGAGAAACTCCTGTAGAAATGGAACTCTTTCAAATTCAGAAAATATAA
- the ilvD gene encoding dihydroxy-acid dehydratase: MKSDAVKKGIERAPHRSLFKAMGYTDEEISRPLIGIANSKSEIIPGHTHLDKITEAVKAGIRMAGGTPVEFGAIGVCDGIAMGHVGMKYSLATRELIADSCEAMGLAHSFDGMVFIPNCDKIVPGMLMAAARINVPSVVISGGPMLSIKRGGKFLDLNSVFEAVGAYKAGKMSEEDVLDCENYACPSCGSCSGMFTANSMNCLTEVLGLGLPGNGTIPAVYAERLRLAKYAGMKVMEMVEKNIRPSDILTEKAFENALTVDMALGCSTNSILHLPAIANEAGVEINLDIVNEISSKVPNLCKLAPAGHHHIQDLYAAGGVQAVMKELSKKNLLHLDLMTVTGKTIRENIEKAEVLDYDVIRSVDNPYSETGGIAVLRGNLAPDGAVVKRAAVAEEMLVHKGPARVFDSEDDAIKAIYEGKINKGDVVIIRYEGPKGGPGMREMLGPTSAIAGMGLDKDVALITDGRFSGATRGASIGHVSPEAMEGGPIAVVREGDIIHIDINEGKLNVEISDAELQERMKEWKAPEPKITKGYLGRYARLVTSASTGAVLK; encoded by the coding sequence ATGAAAAGTGATGCTGTTAAAAAAGGTATAGAAAGAGCACCCCACAGGTCTTTATTTAAAGCAATGGGATATACTGACGAAGAAATCTCAAGACCATTAATAGGTATAGCAAATTCTAAAAGCGAGATAATTCCTGGACATACTCATTTAGATAAAATTACAGAAGCAGTGAAAGCAGGAATAAGAATGGCAGGCGGAACACCTGTTGAATTTGGTGCTATAGGTGTTTGTGACGGCATAGCCATGGGACATGTAGGTATGAAATATTCCCTTGCTACAAGGGAGCTTATTGCCGATTCATGCGAAGCCATGGGACTTGCCCATAGTTTTGACGGTATGGTTTTTATACCTAACTGCGATAAAATAGTTCCCGGTATGCTGATGGCCGCTGCCAGAATTAATGTGCCATCTGTTGTAATAAGCGGCGGACCAATGCTATCCATTAAGCGGGGAGGAAAATTTTTGGATTTAAACAGCGTTTTTGAGGCGGTGGGAGCGTACAAGGCCGGCAAGATGAGTGAAGAAGATGTTTTAGACTGTGAAAATTATGCATGTCCAAGCTGCGGTTCATGTTCCGGAATGTTTACAGCCAACTCAATGAATTGCCTCACGGAAGTATTAGGACTTGGGCTTCCAGGTAACGGGACAATACCGGCTGTGTATGCAGAAAGACTCCGTCTTGCAAAATATGCAGGCATGAAAGTTATGGAAATGGTAGAAAAGAATATAAGGCCATCAGATATTTTAACTGAAAAAGCCTTTGAAAATGCACTGACCGTTGACATGGCCTTAGGCTGTTCAACAAATTCAATACTGCATTTACCCGCCATTGCAAATGAGGCAGGAGTGGAAATTAATTTAGATATAGTAAATGAAATAAGCAGTAAGGTTCCTAACCTGTGCAAATTAGCACCGGCAGGACATCACCATATTCAAGACCTTTATGCAGCAGGAGGGGTTCAGGCTGTTATGAAAGAACTCTCCAAAAAGAATTTGCTGCATTTAGACCTTATGACGGTTACAGGAAAGACCATTAGAGAAAACATTGAAAAGGCAGAGGTTTTAGATTATGATGTTATAAGAAGTGTGGACAACCCATACAGTGAAACTGGTGGAATAGCCGTTTTAAGAGGTAATCTGGCACCTGACGGTGCAGTTGTAAAAAGGGCTGCAGTTGCAGAGGAGATGCTTGTTCACAAAGGACCGGCAAGGGTCTTTGATTCAGAAGATGATGCTATAAAAGCCATATATGAAGGTAAAATTAATAAAGGGGATGTAGTTATCATAAGATATGAAGGACCTAAGGGCGGCCCCGGAATGAGAGAGATGTTAGGACCTACTTCTGCTATTGCCGGAATGGGTCTTGATAAAGATGTTGCACTAATTACTGACGGGCGTTTTTCAGGAGCAACAAGAGGTGCTTCCATTGGTCACGTTTCACCGGAGGCAATGGAAGGAGGGCCAATTGCAGTTGTCAGGGAAGGGGATATTATTCACATTGACATAAATGAAGGAAAGCTTAATGTTGAAATATCTGATGCTGAACTACAGGAGAGAATGAAGGAGTGGAAAGCCCCTGAACCTAAGATAACAAAAGGTTACCTGGGAAGGTACGCAAGACTTGTTACATCTGCAAGTACAGGAGCTGTATTAAAATAA
- the rplL gene encoding 50S ribosomal protein L7/L12 → MASEKVTKLIEEVKNLTVLELSELVKELEEEFGVSAAAPVAVAAAPAAGGGGAAAAEEKSEFDVVLKDVGSEKIKVIKVVREITGLGLKEAKDMVDGAPKTLKEGVSKEEATEIEAKLKEVGATVEIK, encoded by the coding sequence ATGGCTAGTGAAAAAGTTACAAAATTAATAGAAGAAGTTAAAAATTTGACAGTTTTAGAACTATCAGAATTAGTTAAGGAATTAGAAGAAGAATTTGGTGTATCAGCAGCAGCACCTGTAGCAGTAGCGGCAGCGCCAGCAGCAGGTGGCGGTGGAGCAGCTGCAGCAGAAGAAAAGTCAGAATTTGATGTTGTATTAAAAGATGTAGGTTCAGAGAAAATTAAAGTAATTAAAGTTGTAAGGGAAATAACAGGTCTTGGACTAAAAGAAGCTAAAGACATGGTTGACGGAGCACCAAAGACACTTAAAGAAGGCGTTTCTAAAGAAGAAGCTACTGAAATTGAGGCTAAATTAAAAGAAGTTGGAGCAACTGTAGAAATTAAGTAA
- the rpoB gene encoding DNA-directed RNA polymerase subunit beta — protein sequence MVHVHPVKYGKNVRMSYSRIKEVIDMPNLIEIQKNSYNQFLEEGLREVFRDVSPITDYTGNLILEFVDYSLNEKPKYSVEECKERDATYSAPLKVKVRLINKETGEVKEQEIFMGDFPLMTENGTFVINGAERAIVSQLVRSPGIYYSMKYDKTGKELYSNTVIPNRGAWLEYETDANDVIWVRIDRTRKLPITVLVRALGYGTDIEITDLLGEDEKVIATIQKDSAKTEDEGLIEIYKRLRPGEPPTVESARTLLNNLFFDPRRYDLAKFGRFKFNKKLSLASRINNFISDEDIVNPQTGEIIVSKGEKIERETAEAVQNAGINEVYLNVDGKRVKVIGNGMVEIKDYIDFDPKEIGITEKVKYSVLKSLLEENEGVSKEKLKAVLKGRIDDLVPKYLTVEDIIASISYIINLNYRIGHIDDIDHLGNRRLRSVGELLQNQFRIGLSRMERVVRERMTIQDMDIVTPQALINIRPVAAAIKEFFGSSQLSQFMDQTNPLAELTHKRRLSALGPGGLSRERAGFEVRDVHHSHYGRICPIETPEGPNIGLIGSLSTYARVNEYGFIEAPYRKVDKENMIVTDEIHYLTADEEDEYLIAQANEPLDEEGRFVDRRVICRYKDEFLEIEKNKVDFMDVSPKQLVSVATSLIPFLENDDANRALMGANMQRQAVPLIKTESPIIGTGIEYKAARDSGVVVLAKNPGVVEKVTANKIIIKKDEGTKDEYRLLKYLRSNQGTCINQRPIVKKGERVEKDDVIADGPSTHNGELALGKNVLVGFMAWEGYNYEDAILISEKLVKEDVFTSIHIEEYEAEARDTKLGPEEITRDIPNVSEDSLKDLDERGIIRIGAEVRSGDILVGKVTPKGETELTAEERLLRAIFGEKAREVRDTSLRVPHGESGIVVDVKVFTRESGDELTPGVNQLVRVYVAQKRKISVGDKMAGRHGNKGVISRILPEEDMPFLPDGTPLEIVLNPLGVPSRMNIGQVLEVHLGYAAKALGWKIATPVFDGATEEDIVETLKKAGLSEDGKTILYDGRTGEPFENRVTVGYMYMLKLAHLVDDKIHARSTGPYSLVTQQPLGGKAQFGGQRFGEMEVWALEAYGAAYTLQEILTVKSDDVTGRVKTYEAIVKGENVPEPGIPESFKVLIKELQSLALDVKVYSEEKEEIAIKESVDDDFEELNVSLEGREDGGILGGIDGVDDPDLDDNSDGSLDSDLDSGLDVDLGDDLGDGLDVDDLDFSDITNVINDSDLEDNLDEDLFADDLDDSLDSEEI from the coding sequence ATGGTTCATGTGCATCCGGTGAAATATGGTAAAAATGTCAGAATGAGCTACTCAAGAATTAAAGAAGTCATTGATATGCCAAATCTGATTGAAATTCAGAAAAACTCCTATAATCAGTTTTTAGAGGAAGGGTTAAGGGAAGTTTTTAGAGATGTATCTCCCATTACCGATTATACAGGGAATTTGATTTTGGAGTTTGTTGACTACTCATTAAATGAAAAACCTAAGTATTCTGTAGAGGAATGTAAAGAAAGAGATGCTACTTATTCTGCTCCTTTAAAGGTGAAAGTGCGTTTAATTAATAAGGAGACAGGGGAAGTAAAAGAGCAGGAAATTTTCATGGGTGATTTTCCTTTAATGACTGAGAACGGTACGTTTGTTATAAACGGGGCAGAAAGAGCTATAGTGAGTCAGCTGGTAAGATCACCGGGTATTTATTATTCAATGAAGTACGACAAAACCGGTAAGGAACTTTATTCAAATACTGTTATTCCAAACAGGGGTGCATGGCTTGAATATGAAACGGACGCTAATGATGTAATATGGGTTAGGATAGACAGGACGAGAAAATTACCTATAACTGTTTTAGTTAGGGCACTAGGATACGGAACGGATATAGAAATTACAGATCTTTTAGGGGAAGATGAAAAAGTTATTGCAACAATACAAAAGGATAGCGCAAAAACTGAAGATGAGGGTCTTATAGAAATATATAAGAGGTTAAGACCGGGTGAGCCGCCTACAGTTGAAAGTGCCAGAACACTTTTAAACAATTTATTTTTTGACCCTAGAAGGTATGATTTAGCTAAGTTCGGAAGATTTAAATTTAATAAAAAGCTTTCTCTTGCAAGCAGGATAAATAATTTTATATCAGACGAAGATATTGTAAACCCCCAGACCGGTGAAATAATTGTTTCTAAAGGGGAAAAGATTGAGAGAGAAACTGCAGAAGCAGTTCAAAATGCAGGTATTAATGAAGTTTATCTCAATGTAGACGGTAAAAGGGTTAAAGTAATTGGAAACGGTATGGTGGAAATTAAAGACTATATTGACTTTGACCCTAAGGAAATTGGTATTACGGAAAAGGTTAAATACAGCGTATTAAAATCATTACTAGAAGAAAATGAAGGTGTAAGCAAAGAAAAGCTTAAGGCTGTGCTAAAGGGTAGAATTGATGATCTTGTTCCAAAATACCTGACTGTAGAGGATATAATTGCTTCTATAAGCTATATTATTAATCTTAATTACAGGATTGGACATATAGATGATATAGACCACTTAGGCAACAGAAGGCTCCGTTCAGTGGGAGAGCTTTTGCAAAACCAGTTCCGCATAGGCTTGTCCAGAATGGAGAGAGTGGTAAGGGAGAGAATGACCATACAGGATATGGACATTGTTACCCCTCAGGCCCTGATAAACATAAGACCTGTTGCAGCGGCAATTAAAGAGTTTTTTGGAAGCAGCCAGCTGTCCCAGTTTATGGATCAGACAAACCCGTTAGCTGAGCTGACCCATAAAAGAAGGCTTAGTGCATTAGGACCAGGGGGACTTAGCAGGGAAAGAGCAGGCTTTGAAGTACGTGACGTTCACCATTCCCACTATGGAAGAATATGTCCTATAGAAACTCCTGAAGGACCTAACATTGGTCTTATAGGTTCTCTCAGTACTTATGCAAGGGTAAACGAATACGGCTTTATAGAAGCTCCTTATAGAAAAGTTGATAAAGAAAATATGATTGTTACAGATGAGATACATTACCTCACTGCTGATGAGGAAGATGAGTACTTAATAGCACAGGCAAACGAGCCTTTGGATGAAGAGGGCAGGTTTGTTGACAGGAGAGTTATATGCAGGTATAAGGATGAGTTTTTGGAAATAGAGAAAAATAAAGTTGACTTTATGGACGTTTCGCCAAAACAATTGGTTTCTGTGGCTACTTCACTAATACCGTTCCTTGAGAATGACGACGCTAACCGTGCCCTTATGGGGGCGAACATGCAGCGTCAGGCGGTACCTCTCATAAAGACAGAATCGCCTATCATAGGAACAGGTATTGAATACAAGGCAGCAAGGGATTCAGGGGTAGTTGTTTTAGCAAAGAATCCTGGTGTAGTTGAAAAGGTAACTGCTAACAAAATAATTATTAAAAAAGATGAAGGTACAAAAGATGAATACAGGCTTTTAAAATATCTACGCTCTAACCAGGGAACATGTATAAATCAGAGACCTATTGTTAAAAAAGGGGAAAGAGTTGAAAAAGACGATGTTATAGCTGACGGTCCTTCAACACATAATGGAGAACTGGCACTGGGTAAAAACGTCCTGGTAGGCTTTATGGCATGGGAAGGCTACAACTACGAGGATGCTATATTGATAAGCGAAAAACTGGTTAAAGAAGATGTATTTACATCTATCCACATTGAAGAGTATGAGGCGGAAGCAAGGGATACAAAGTTAGGACCAGAGGAAATAACCAGGGATATACCGAATGTCAGCGAAGATTCTTTGAAGGATTTAGATGAAAGAGGAATAATCAGAATCGGGGCTGAGGTAAGGTCAGGGGACATTCTGGTTGGAAAGGTTACTCCAAAAGGAGAAACGGAGCTTACAGCAGAGGAAAGACTTTTAAGGGCTATTTTTGGAGAAAAGGCCAGGGAAGTCCGTGATACATCCTTGCGTGTACCTCATGGTGAGTCAGGTATAGTTGTGGATGTAAAGGTATTTACAAGAGAAAGCGGCGACGAATTAACACCGGGAGTGAATCAGCTTGTCAGGGTTTATGTTGCCCAAAAGAGAAAAATATCTGTCGGGGACAAAATGGCAGGAAGGCATGGAAACAAAGGTGTTATTTCAAGGATTCTTCCGGAAGAGGATATGCCCTTTTTACCGGACGGCACACCCTTAGAAATAGTATTAAACCCCTTGGGCGTTCCTTCCCGTATGAATATAGGGCAGGTATTGGAAGTTCACTTAGGATATGCTGCTAAAGCTTTAGGGTGGAAAATAGCAACTCCTGTATTTGACGGGGCTACAGAAGAGGATATAGTTGAGACACTGAAAAAAGCAGGTCTTAGTGAAGACGGAAAGACAATCCTTTACGATGGAAGAACCGGTGAGCCTTTTGAAAACAGGGTAACTGTTGGATATATGTACATGTTAAAACTTGCTCACCTTGTTGATGATAAAATACATGCCCGCTCAACGGGACCATACTCCCTTGTAACCCAGCAGCCTCTGGGCGGTAAGGCACAATTTGGAGGTCAGAGGTTTGGGGAGATGGAAGTGTGGGCTCTTGAAGCTTACGGTGCTGCATATACACTGCAGGAAATACTTACAGTTAAATCAGACGATGTTACCGGAAGGGTTAAGACATACGAAGCAATAGTAAAAGGAGAAAACGTTCCAGAGCCTGGAATTCCGGAATCCTTTAAAGTTTTAATTAAAGAGCTTCAGAGTCTTGCTTTGGATGTAAAAGTTTACTCAGAAGAAAAAGAAGAAATAGCGATAAAAGAATCTGTGGATGATGACTTTGAAGAGCTGAATGTGAGCTTGGAGGGAAGAGAAGACGGAGGCATTTTAGGCGGGATTGACGGTGTTGATGACCCGGATTTAGATGATAATTCAGACGGTAGCTTAGACAGTGACTTAGACAGCGGTTTGGATGTTGACTTAGGTGATGATTTAGGTGACGGCTTAGATGTTGATGATTTGGATTTTTCAGACATAACTAATGTTATTAATGACAGTGATTTAGAGGATAATCTTGATGAAGATTTGTTTGCTGATGATTTAGATGACAGTCTGGATAGTGAAGAAATATAA
- the ilvB gene encoding biosynthetic-type acetolactate synthase large subunit, which translates to MKLTGAEILIECLKEQGVDTIFGFPGGAVLNIYDALYKAKDSIRHILVSHEQGASHAADGYARATGKVGVCLATSGPGATNLVTGIATAYMDSVPVVAITGQVATSLLGKDSFQEVDITGITMPITKHNYIVKDVNKLADIVRDAFRIAKEGRPGPVLIDICKDVTAAVAEYTPKEPEPVKEIPIKVKEDKIDEAVKVINESQKPIILSGGGVSIAGANEELIKFAEKTKIPVTTTLMGMGSFPGTNDLYMGMIGMHGTKTTNLAVSESDLFIAIGARFSDRVISNVERFAPKAKIMHIDVDPAEIGKNIVVHYPLIGNIKKILEKITEKVDEKEYSEWNKKIDEWKKAYPLKSRTKGELKPSYILERMYELTGGKAVITTEVGQHQIWAAQFYKYSSPRQFLSSGGLGTMGYGLGACIGAQIGLPDKKVINVAGDGSFRMNCNELATAVEYKLPIVVAIFNNRALGMVRQWQNLFYDSRYSATSIDRGTDFVALAKAYGAIGMNVTKPEEVDDALKEALASKDTPVVINFEIDKDEKVFPIVPPGAAIDELIEE; encoded by the coding sequence ATGAAATTAACAGGTGCAGAAATATTAATAGAGTGTTTAAAGGAACAGGGTGTGGATACAATTTTTGGTTTCCCGGGAGGTGCAGTGCTGAATATTTATGATGCACTGTATAAAGCCAAAGATTCCATAAGGCATATATTGGTTTCCCACGAGCAAGGGGCTTCCCACGCAGCGGACGGCTATGCAAGAGCCACAGGCAAGGTGGGAGTTTGTCTAGCTACATCAGGCCCCGGGGCTACCAATTTGGTTACAGGTATTGCAACTGCATACATGGATTCAGTGCCTGTAGTGGCTATAACAGGACAAGTTGCAACAAGCCTCCTTGGCAAAGATTCCTTCCAGGAAGTGGATATAACAGGCATTACAATGCCCATTACAAAGCATAATTATATCGTAAAGGACGTTAACAAACTTGCTGATATAGTAAGAGATGCTTTTAGAATTGCAAAGGAAGGAAGACCTGGACCTGTACTAATTGACATATGTAAGGATGTAACTGCGGCGGTGGCTGAGTACACACCTAAAGAGCCGGAACCGGTAAAAGAAATTCCTATAAAGGTAAAGGAAGACAAAATAGACGAGGCTGTAAAGGTAATAAATGAGTCCCAAAAGCCTATTATACTTTCAGGTGGCGGGGTTTCCATAGCAGGAGCCAATGAAGAATTAATTAAGTTTGCTGAGAAAACCAAAATACCTGTTACAACAACATTAATGGGTATGGGGTCTTTTCCGGGAACCAATGATTTATACATGGGTATGATAGGTATGCATGGAACCAAGACTACCAACCTTGCAGTATCTGAATCAGATCTATTTATTGCAATAGGTGCAAGGTTTAGCGACAGGGTAATCAGCAATGTTGAAAGATTTGCGCCAAAAGCTAAAATAATGCATATAGATGTGGATCCGGCTGAGATTGGGAAAAATATAGTTGTGCATTATCCTCTTATAGGAAATATCAAAAAGATACTTGAAAAAATAACTGAAAAAGTTGATGAAAAGGAATATAGTGAATGGAATAAAAAAATTGACGAGTGGAAAAAAGCTTATCCATTAAAATCCCGGACAAAGGGTGAACTAAAACCAAGCTATATCCTAGAGAGAATGTATGAGCTTACAGGGGGGAAAGCTGTAATAACTACAGAAGTAGGCCAGCATCAGATTTGGGCGGCACAGTTTTATAAATACAGCTCCCCAAGACAGTTCCTCTCATCCGGAGGGCTGGGCACTATGGGATATGGTCTTGGTGCATGCATAGGAGCTCAAATAGGGCTTCCTGATAAAAAAGTAATAAATGTTGCAGGGGACGGAAGCTTTAGAATGAATTGTAACGAGCTTGCCACAGCAGTTGAATACAAACTTCCTATAGTGGTGGCAATATTCAACAACCGTGCTTTGGGAATGGTGAGGCAGTGGCAAAATCTCTTTTATGACAGCAGGTATTCAGCTACATCCATAGACAGGGGAACGGATTTTGTAGCCTTGGCCAAAGCTTACGGGGCAATAGGAATGAATGTTACAAAGCCTGAGGAAGTGGATGATGCCCTAAAAGAAGCCCTTGCTTCAAAGGACACACCTGTGGTGATAAACTTTGAAATTGACAAAGACGAAAAAGTTTTCCCTATAGTACCACCTGGTGCGGCAATTGATGAATTAATAGAAGAGTAA
- the rplA gene encoding 50S ribosomal protein L1: MKRGKKYLESAKLVDRLKLYDPTEAIELVQKTARAKFDETVEAHIRLGVDSRHADQQVRGAVVLPHGTGKDVRVLVFAKGDKAREAEQAGADFVGAEELVTKIQKDNWFEFDVVVATPDMMGVVGRLGRVLGPKGLMPNPKAGTVTMEVEKAVKEIKSGKIEYRLDKTNIIHCPIGKVSFGTEKLLDNFRVLMGAIIKAKPAAAKGQYLKSVVLASTMGPGIKVNAQRIND; this comes from the coding sequence ATGAAAAGAGGAAAGAAATATCTTGAAAGCGCAAAGCTTGTAGATAGATTAAAGTTATATGATCCAACTGAGGCTATTGAGTTAGTTCAAAAGACAGCCAGAGCAAAGTTTGATGAAACTGTAGAAGCCCATATAAGACTGGGTGTTGACTCAAGACATGCAGATCAGCAGGTTAGAGGAGCAGTTGTGCTGCCTCATGGAACAGGTAAAGATGTAAGAGTGCTTGTTTTTGCAAAAGGTGACAAGGCAAGAGAGGCAGAACAAGCAGGTGCAGATTTTGTAGGAGCAGAAGAACTTGTAACTAAAATCCAAAAAGATAATTGGTTTGAATTTGATGTTGTGGTAGCTACTCCTGATATGATGGGGGTTGTAGGTAGACTAGGTAGGGTTTTAGGACCTAAAGGATTAATGCCAAACCCTAAAGCAGGAACTGTAACAATGGAAGTAGAAAAGGCAGTTAAAGAAATAAAATCAGGTAAAATTGAGTATAGACTTGACAAAACTAATATTATACACTGCCCTATCGGAAAAGTATCCTTTGGAACAGAGAAACTTTTAGATAATTTCCGTGTTTTAATGGGAGCTATTATAAAAGCAAAGCCTGCAGCGGCAAAGGGGCAGTACCTAAAAAGTGTTGTTCTTGCTTCCACTATGGGACCCGGCATTAAGGTAAATGCTCAAAGGATAAATGACTAA